From Patescibacteria group bacterium, a single genomic window includes:
- a CDS encoding ATP-binding protein: protein MSIDLIKLLFLILGAALTSIIAFFVYQSDRKRTQNRFFVAMSFFGILWLLFAYFSVVDADLTRAAIWAKLNFASVTIFIILSYFFVINFFKKTKTTRAVDYAIVAFGTVLLFTVTFSRLIIDSTSSETWGNQINYGPLWLCYVLAISLIGGYSVFILLQKYKDLDTEGKSKLKYFLVGVFLFFLGNLIFNALINLIVDSNKFDSFGDYSILIFLGFTAYAIIKDKLFDIKLIATQIIVIALSVSLLIEVFISNTLSEGAIKAIIWGLATYGGYLLIKSVQVEIKQREDLAVLAKKLEKANDDLKKMDQLKDDFISMASHELNTPVSAIKGYMSMILEEGLGGKIPDQVRSYLEKVYSSSQRLASMIKDLLNVSRIESGRIHLIYEQKPIEELIDQAIGEIMSKAKEANHTLVFNKPEKALPLTWFDVTRIMEILINIIGNSIKYTDPGGKIEVSASAEDKLITVAIKDNGRGIPKEKQDQVFSKFTQVDVLKDEVKGTGLGMYISKEFINLHKGKIWFESDGENKGTTFYFSLPILKEKPLDPHEGEGAVLH from the coding sequence ATGAGCATAGACCTAATAAAATTATTATTTCTAATATTGGGAGCTGCCCTAACTTCGATTATCGCATTTTTCGTTTATCAGTCAGATCGTAAACGGACGCAAAACCGCTTTTTCGTAGCAATGTCGTTTTTTGGCATACTTTGGCTGTTATTCGCATATTTTTCGGTTGTGGACGCAGATCTAACAAGAGCAGCAATTTGGGCAAAATTGAATTTTGCATCTGTAACAATTTTTATCATTCTTTCATATTTTTTTGTAATTAATTTCTTTAAAAAGACTAAAACCACGAGAGCTGTCGATTATGCCATCGTGGCTTTTGGAACTGTATTATTATTTACTGTCACATTTTCTCGTCTGATAATTGACAGTACTAGCTCGGAAACATGGGGGAATCAAATCAATTATGGTCCTTTGTGGTTATGTTACGTACTTGCCATTAGCCTGATTGGCGGATATTCAGTATTTATTCTGCTCCAAAAATATAAGGATCTCGACACTGAAGGAAAAAGCAAATTAAAGTATTTTCTTGTTGGTGTATTTTTATTTTTTCTTGGCAACCTAATTTTTAACGCTTTGATAAATTTGATAGTCGATTCAAATAAATTTGACTCTTTCGGTGACTACTCAATCCTTATATTTCTGGGATTTACGGCGTACGCAATTATTAAAGACAAACTTTTTGATATCAAGTTGATTGCAACCCAAATTATTGTTATCGCGCTTTCGGTTTCATTATTGATTGAAGTATTTATTTCCAACACGCTGAGCGAAGGAGCGATAAAGGCTATTATTTGGGGATTGGCAACTTACGGTGGATATTTATTAATCAAGTCAGTTCAGGTTGAAATCAAGCAGCGGGAAGATTTGGCGGTTTTGGCAAAGAAACTTGAAAAGGCAAACGATGATCTTAAAAAAATGGATCAGCTCAAGGATGATTTTATATCGATGGCATCGCACGAGCTCAATACGCCTGTTTCAGCTATTAAGGGGTATATGTCCATGATCTTGGAGGAGGGGCTTGGCGGCAAAATCCCCGATCAGGTGCGAAGCTATCTCGAGAAGGTATATTCTTCTTCGCAAAGGTTGGCATCCATGATCAAGGATCTTCTCAATGTTTCACGTATTGAATCTGGCAGAATACACTTGATCTATGAGCAAAAGCCAATAGAAGAGCTGATAGACCAAGCCATTGGCGAGATTATGTCGAAGGCAAAAGAAGCCAATCATACCCTTGTGTTTAATAAACCAGAAAAGGCGTTGCCGCTTACCTGGTTTGATGTGACAAGAATTATGGAAATCCTCATCAATATTATTGGCAATTCAATCAAATATACTGATCCGGGTGGCAAGATCGAAGTTTCGGCATCAGCCGAGGACAAGCTTATCACTGTTGCGATCAAAGACAATGGCCGCGGTATCCCGAAAGAAAAGCAGGACCAGGTATTCTCCAAATTTACTCAGGTTGACGTACTTAAAGATGAGGTCAAAGGCACAGGCCTTGGCATGTACATTTCAAAAGAATTTATTAATCTCCACAAAGGCAAAATTTGGTTTGAGTCTGATGGCGAAAATAAAGGCACGACGTTTTACTTTTCACTGCCAATTTTGAAGGAGAAACCTCTCGACCCTCACGAAGGAGAAGGAGCCGTTTTGCACTAG
- the dnaK gene encoding molecular chaperone DnaK, translating to MGKIIGIDLGTTNSAVAVMEGGEAKIITTAEGGRTCPSIVAETKKGDRLVGQLAKRQAVTNAENTIFSVKRFIGRNFDDKEAQADLKKMPYKTMKASDGSIRVVMNGKEYSPQEVSAFTLQKLKTDAETYLGEKVTDAVITVPAYFNDAQRQATKDAGKIAGLDVKRIINEPTAASLAYGLDKKKNEKIAVYDLGGGTFDITILELGDGVFEVKATNGDTHLGGDDFDQRIMDFIIDEFKKDQGIDLHSDTAALQRIKEAAEKAKIELSSTTETEINLPFITADASGPKHLTMNITRAKLEDIVGELIEATLKPCETVMKDAGVTAKDINEVILVGGMTRMPKVRETVKKFFDKEPNHSVNPDEAVAIGAAIQGGILGGEVKDLLLLDVTPLSLGIETLGGVMTKLIDKNTTIPTSKSQIFSTAADNQTQVDIHVLQGEREMAADNRTLGRFVLDGIPPAPRGIPQVEVSFDIDANGIVNVKATDKATNKEQKITITSSSGLSDEDIEKMKKDAELHAEEDKKKKELIDARNMADSLIFTAEKTIKDAGEKADSNLKSDVESKIEALKGVKESDNTEEIKTQTESLSKSLQELGAKMYEQAGPQQAPEKPENESKDGASKEEKPDDKGEENK from the coding sequence ATGGGTAAAATTATCGGAATTGACTTGGGTACGACAAACTCTGCCGTTGCCGTAATGGAAGGCGGAGAAGCCAAAATTATTACGACTGCCGAAGGCGGGCGCACTTGTCCATCAATTGTCGCCGAGACTAAAAAAGGCGATCGCCTCGTTGGGCAACTGGCCAAAAGGCAGGCTGTGACCAATGCAGAAAACACGATTTTTTCAGTAAAGCGCTTCATCGGCCGCAATTTTGACGACAAGGAAGCACAGGCTGACCTTAAAAAAATGCCTTACAAAACAATGAAGGCCTCCGACGGTTCAATCCGCGTTGTCATGAATGGTAAGGAATATAGCCCGCAGGAAGTTTCAGCTTTTACCTTGCAAAAATTAAAGACAGATGCCGAAACATATCTTGGCGAGAAGGTCACAGACGCCGTAATCACCGTCCCAGCCTACTTCAATGATGCACAAAGACAGGCTACCAAGGATGCGGGCAAAATCGCTGGTCTTGACGTGAAACGAATTATCAACGAACCTACTGCCGCTTCGCTTGCTTATGGCCTCGATAAGAAAAAAAATGAAAAGATCGCAGTTTATGATCTCGGTGGTGGAACTTTTGATATTACCATCCTTGAGCTCGGCGATGGCGTTTTCGAAGTCAAGGCGACCAATGGTGACACTCATCTCGGTGGTGATGACTTCGATCAACGCATCATGGACTTTATTATCGATGAGTTCAAAAAGGATCAGGGGATCGATCTTCACTCAGACACGGCTGCGCTTCAGCGTATAAAAGAAGCCGCAGAAAAAGCCAAAATTGAGCTTTCTTCGACAACCGAAACTGAAATTAATCTGCCATTTATTACTGCCGATGCTTCCGGCCCGAAGCATCTGACGATGAATATTACCCGAGCCAAACTCGAAGATATCGTCGGCGAATTAATCGAAGCAACTCTTAAGCCATGTGAAACTGTGATGAAAGACGCCGGCGTTACCGCCAAGGATATCAATGAAGTGATTCTTGTGGGTGGTATGACCAGGATGCCTAAGGTTCGCGAAACAGTGAAAAAGTTTTTTGACAAAGAGCCAAACCATTCCGTAAACCCGGACGAGGCTGTGGCAATCGGCGCTGCAATTCAAGGTGGAATCTTGGGCGGTGAGGTTAAGGACCTTCTTCTTCTCGATGTCACTCCCCTATCTCTCGGAATTGAAACACTCGGTGGCGTGATGACCAAGCTTATAGACAAAAACACGACTATTCCGACTTCAAAATCACAGATTTTCTCAACAGCAGCAGACAACCAGACACAAGTTGATATCCATGTCCTTCAGGGCGAGCGCGAAATGGCTGCTGACAACCGCACGCTTGGCCGATTTGTCCTCGATGGCATTCCTCCAGCTCCACGAGGCATCCCGCAAGTTGAAGTCTCCTTTGACATTGATGCTAATGGCATAGTGAATGTGAAAGCAACGGATAAGGCCACTAACAAAGAGCAAAAAATTACAATCACCAGCTCCTCCGGCCTTTCCGACGAAGACATCGAGAAAATGAAGAAGGATGCTGAACTTCACGCCGAAGAAGACAAGAAGAAAAAAGAACTTATTGATGCCAGAAATATGGCTGACAGCTTGATTTTCACTGCCGAGAAGACTATCAAAGATGCCGGAGAAAAAGCTGACTCGAATCTAAAGAGCGACGTTGAGAGCAAGATTGAGGCCCTAAAGGGAGTAAAAGAGAGCGACAACACAGAAGAAATCAAGACTCAAACCGAATCACTATCAAAATCGCTTCAGGAACTGGGCGCAAAGATGTACGAACAGGCTGGACCGCAACAAGCCCCTGAAAAACCGGAAAATGAAAGTAAAGATGGTGCTAGCAAAGAGGAAAAGCCAGACGACAAGGGAGAAGAAAATAAATAA
- a CDS encoding DnaJ domain-containing protein — MSKDYYKILGVDKRASADEIKKTYRKLALECHPDRGGGDKAEEKFKELNEAYQVLSDSQKRAQYDQFGSTFAGGQGSGGFGGFDFGGFQGQDFGGFGPEGAHFGGFGGGGLGDIFDDFFGAAFSSVSAEIEIGPAQAVLGEKISINVSGENIELNIPPGIQDGTTFRFLGKGRAYNKSGKKGDLNVIVHIKMPQRITPEQKELWEKLKEAESKKKSWWQR; from the coding sequence ATGTCCAAGGATTACTATAAAATTCTAGGAGTGGACAAGAGGGCTTCCGCCGACGAAATCAAAAAAACATATCGGAAGCTTGCTTTGGAATGTCATCCGGATCGAGGCGGAGGAGACAAAGCGGAAGAGAAATTCAAAGAACTGAACGAAGCTTATCAAGTTCTTTCGGATTCACAGAAACGGGCACAATACGATCAATTTGGCTCAACATTCGCAGGCGGACAGGGCAGCGGTGGATTTGGCGGTTTCGATTTTGGCGGATTCCAAGGGCAAGATTTCGGTGGATTCGGTCCCGAAGGGGCCCACTTTGGGGGCTTTGGCGGCGGCGGGCTTGGCGATATATTTGATGATTTCTTTGGTGCTGCTTTTTCATCCGTGTCTGCTGAGATTGAGATTGGCCCCGCGCAAGCTGTTCTCGGTGAAAAAATTTCGATCAATGTTAGTGGTGAAAATATTGAACTAAATATCCCACCTGGCATTCAGGATGGAACTACTTTTCGGTTTCTTGGCAAGGGTCGCGCATACAACAAGTCGGGTAAGAAAGGCGATCTCAATGTGATAGTGCACATAAAAATGCCTCAAAGAATCACACCGGAGCAAAAGGAGCTATGGGAGAAGCTTAAGGAAGCCGAATCAAAGAAGAAATCTTGGTGGCAACGCTAG
- a CDS encoding NUDIX domain-containing protein, translating into MLERQGKKYVLMIQRPRHNNEFSFPKGHLEPGEDEKKAAIREIFEETGVVVSDGTDLPDFEYVNKMNPKGITCKMFLFRSEKVDLGEKETDEIPVWVLLNEVKENLNYQNIKDYFASISSKIDKL; encoded by the coding sequence GTGTTGGAGCGCCAAGGCAAAAAATATGTTCTGATGATCCAGCGGCCGCGTCACAACAATGAGTTTTCATTTCCAAAAGGCCACTTAGAGCCTGGAGAAGATGAAAAGAAAGCGGCTATCAGAGAGATATTTGAAGAAACCGGGGTTGTAGTGTCTGATGGAACTGATCTGCCCGATTTCGAGTATGTAAATAAAATGAACCCGAAAGGAATCACCTGTAAAATGTTTCTTTTTAGATCAGAGAAAGTGGATCTTGGAGAAAAAGAAACCGACGAAATTCCTGTTTGGGTGTTGCTGAATGAGGTCAAAGAAAACTTAAATTATCAAAATATCAAAGATTATTTTGCTTCAATCAGTTCTAAAATTGACAAATTATAA
- a CDS encoding CHAP domain-containing protein: MILQDDVEPPHKRSGNSKIKNFTLKLSKTKNHLNKYFDELAKAKKLAATGYKATAIFCGQNISAFKKMQKTGIISEYLPHAVVTALTLIVVGSNFVVQARAKNSDSLVPAEPEQEIAVAASVDQYTPLIPDGHVNVEKAYLASSQSFTEVKTTVDTNITAREEPLPDNSSGSVQYTVRSGDTLTGLGWKFGVRLASIKYVNNMGSSDLIKPGQTIKIPQAGYEVSDSAYAAQQAKLAVASRSTVNRSSSSSRSKTTSISHPAGSRNNGYPYGYCTYYVATRRSMPTSMGNAKNWLSSARSRGMSTGSTPAVGAIVVTSESWWGHVAYVESVNGNSLTISEMNYAGWGVVSRRTISAGEGAIRGFIY, translated from the coding sequence ATGATTTTACAAGATGACGTAGAACCGCCGCATAAACGTAGCGGAAACTCAAAAATCAAAAATTTTACTTTAAAACTTTCCAAAACTAAAAACCATTTAAATAAATATTTTGACGAATTGGCGAAAGCCAAAAAGCTAGCAGCGACCGGTTACAAGGCTACTGCTATTTTTTGTGGGCAGAATATTTCTGCTTTCAAAAAAATGCAGAAAACCGGAATAATTTCGGAATATCTTCCGCACGCTGTTGTAACTGCTCTTACTCTAATCGTGGTTGGTTCAAACTTTGTGGTGCAAGCAAGGGCAAAAAATTCCGATTCCCTTGTTCCTGCTGAACCGGAGCAAGAAATCGCTGTAGCTGCTTCTGTAGATCAATATACGCCGCTGATTCCAGACGGGCATGTCAATGTGGAAAAAGCGTATTTGGCATCAAGCCAATCGTTTACAGAAGTAAAAACCACCGTTGATACCAATATCACTGCTCGAGAAGAACCTTTGCCTGATAACTCAAGTGGATCTGTGCAATATACCGTTCGATCCGGTGATACACTTACTGGTTTGGGCTGGAAATTTGGTGTTAGGTTAGCTTCAATTAAATATGTAAACAATATGGGTAGCTCCGACCTTATTAAGCCTGGCCAAACCATCAAAATTCCACAAGCCGGTTATGAGGTTTCCGATTCCGCATATGCGGCTCAGCAGGCAAAGCTTGCCGTAGCTTCCAGAAGCACCGTTAATCGTTCCTCGAGCTCAAGCAGAAGTAAAACAACCTCGATTAGCCATCCAGCCGGCAGCCGAAACAACGGCTATCCTTATGGATACTGCACATATTATGTGGCAACTCGCCGGTCAATGCCGACCAGCATGGGAAATGCCAAGAACTGGCTTTCTTCGGCTCGATCACGCGGAATGTCTACTGGTTCAACCCCGGCTGTTGGCGCGATTGTAGTTACCTCTGAATCTTGGTGGGGACATGTTGCATATGTCGAAAGTGTAAATGGAAACTCACTCACGATTTCCGAGATGAATTATGCCGGATGGGGTGTAGTCAGCCGCCGCACAATATCTGCCGGTGAAGGCGCGATTCGAGGATTCATATATTAG
- a CDS encoding CdaR family protein codes for MKFKPRKFIKRYILSDWPVKLICILAALVLWVYVASGQSTTGKFPSKISIKAENIQTGLIPIYDEKEVEIQISAEPAVWNKLSADSFRATVDLTGLSEGTYNLPISVISTVEGVQIVKKTPDKIMVSLEPSINKTINVNRKIQGSPAEGMVVGDVTYDPESVVVSGPKSIVEGISEGVVVIGLSGEANNFEKTIKVQAFDDQGNEITNVVFNPMDIKVSVSMVRAGNNKTVGIRPKIIGNPQDGFYISKVSVLPNTVDVTGSESALLALSFLETSLIDVSGLNGSTDKTASIVIPDGIALDPGQVASVKVNIVASENIITRQMPVTIIPLNLNNLNFSFTPQAINAVVSGPQSEINNLGAGDVSLSIDFSGKPSGTYSYDINASDIKVPQGVTVNSVSPSSISVVLANK; via the coding sequence ATGAAATTCAAACCTCGAAAATTTATCAAAAGGTATATACTATCAGATTGGCCGGTGAAGCTAATATGTATTCTTGCCGCGCTGGTGCTGTGGGTTTATGTTGCGTCAGGACAAAGCACCACCGGCAAATTTCCTTCAAAAATTTCGATCAAAGCCGAAAATATTCAGACAGGGCTCATACCCATATATGATGAAAAAGAAGTTGAGATTCAAATATCTGCGGAACCAGCTGTTTGGAACAAGCTTTCTGCTGATTCTTTCCGCGCCACCGTGGATTTAACCGGCTTGTCTGAGGGAACATACAACCTACCCATAAGTGTGATCAGCACGGTGGAGGGAGTTCAAATTGTCAAAAAAACACCCGACAAAATTATGGTCAGCCTAGAACCATCCATCAATAAAACCATCAATGTAAATAGAAAAATTCAAGGTTCTCCGGCCGAGGGCATGGTTGTGGGTGATGTTACTTATGATCCCGAAAGTGTTGTTGTTTCTGGCCCGAAGAGCATTGTAGAAGGGATCTCAGAGGGAGTTGTAGTCATTGGGCTTTCTGGGGAAGCAAATAATTTTGAAAAAACCATCAAAGTCCAGGCTTTTGACGACCAGGGCAATGAAATTACAAATGTTGTATTCAATCCGATGGATATCAAAGTTTCCGTGTCTATGGTAAGGGCTGGAAACAATAAAACCGTAGGCATAAGGCCGAAAATTATCGGAAATCCGCAAGATGGTTTTTATATCTCAAAGGTGAGCGTTCTCCCAAACACGGTGGATGTAACGGGGTCAGAGTCTGCCCTTCTAGCCTTAAGTTTTCTTGAGACCAGCCTGATAGATGTTAGCGGGCTTAACGGGTCAACGGATAAAACCGCAAGTATTGTGATTCCTGATGGAATCGCGCTTGATCCCGGACAGGTCGCCTCTGTTAAGGTAAATATTGTTGCATCAGAAAACATAATTACACGGCAAATGCCGGTTACAATTATTCCCTTAAACTTAAACAATCTGAATTTTAGTTTTACGCCCCAAGCAATAAATGCGGTCGTTTCTGGGCCTCAGTCGGAGATCAATAATCTCGGTGCGGGTGACGTGTCGTTGTCTATCGATTTTTCAGGCAAACCCTCCGGCACATATTCTTATGATATTAATGCTTCTGATATAAAAGTTCCACAGGGAGTGACGGTAAATTCAGTTTCTCCTTCCTCAATTTCTGTTGTGCTAGCCAACAAATAA
- the cdaA gene encoding diadenylate cyclase CdaA, which produces MSGQVLSVTSKASYFFENLHATSWPLIILDVFIVTVLFYWAYIFLRETRAMRILYGLFFLLALMLIGRLMNLVLLNWILQYIMAMLVVAIPIVFQPELRNALERLGRTRFIKDFGRGTQLNVVNEVLAAVDILSKQKIGALIVFQRKTGLREYIERGAELDAVVSAELLLSIFFPRSPLHDGAVIISGSKIVAASVTLPVSDFEASSKMGTRHRAGLGITENSDAVSVIVSEETGNVSLAADGAIERRIGSDRLENRLRSLLRSGK; this is translated from the coding sequence ATGTCTGGTCAAGTCCTAAGTGTTACATCAAAGGCTAGTTATTTTTTTGAGAACCTCCATGCTACTTCGTGGCCTCTCATAATTCTCGATGTGTTTATAGTGACGGTTCTTTTTTATTGGGCTTATATTTTTCTGCGAGAAACGCGAGCGATGAGAATCCTCTATGGCCTATTTTTTCTCCTAGCTCTTATGTTGATTGGCAGATTAATGAATCTGGTACTATTAAATTGGATTCTCCAATATATTATGGCGATGCTTGTTGTTGCAATTCCAATTGTTTTCCAGCCCGAGCTTCGAAACGCCCTTGAGCGGCTTGGCCGGACCAGATTTATCAAAGATTTTGGCCGCGGTACACAGCTTAATGTAGTGAACGAAGTTCTTGCGGCGGTAGATATTTTGTCCAAACAAAAAATTGGCGCTTTGATCGTTTTTCAGCGCAAAACCGGTCTTCGGGAATATATTGAACGAGGGGCCGAGCTAGATGCCGTAGTATCCGCCGAGTTACTCCTTTCGATATTTTTTCCTCGATCCCCGCTGCACGATGGAGCCGTCATAATTTCCGGATCGAAAATAGTTGCCGCATCGGTTACCCTGCCAGTATCCGATTTTGAGGCATCATCAAAAATGGGAACAAGACATCGGGCTGGTCTTGGAATAACCGAAAATTCTGATGCGGTATCTGTAATTGTGTCGGAGGAAACTGGCAATGTTTCACTTGCTGCGGATGGGGCGATTGAGAGAAGAATCGGCAGCGACCGGCTAGAAAATCGTTTAAGATCACTTCTGAGGAGTGGAAAGTAG
- the infB gene encoding translation initiation factor IF-2: protein MQKKRYPQKKSDKKKRAQNRRSFATQNNIPEMQETATRESRGEILIPAVITVKDFAVVTGLPVTSIISELMKNGILANINQTIDFETAAIIADDLGISVKEKEEENPVESQEKAKIEISSEGSEIRPPVVTIMGHVDHGKTSLLDKIREAHVAEGESGGITQHISAYQVTLNKVKSGIKNRTITFIDTPGHAAFSALRSHGAAITDIVVLIVAANDGVMPQTQEVIEQIKLHHVPVIVAINKIDLPDADVMKVKQQLSEYELVPEEWGGKTPMVEVSAKTGIGIDNLLELILLQADLMELKANPSDKAVGVVIESHMHKGAGALALALIENGTLKVGDPVQIGSSWGKVRILEDYQGRPIKSAPPSFPARVAGLKSLPTFGDKLIAYDNEKEAREAASQIKESISIAHVATAQKVGIEEVADDIATGKSKELNIVLKADVNGSLQAIKKSFNEIDTQEIKMNVVSEGIGTISESDITFAKATKAIIIGFRVKVLQAALKIAEKEKIPVELYDVIYKLIEDVKGALSGMLPPEIIEDELGGGEILAIFRDDKKGVVAGARLDGGKAAIGNEIKVFQNDNEKWRGKILSLRREKDEVKEVDAGIEFGFGADAGAKIAVGDKIIIFKTIEKPRTIE, encoded by the coding sequence ATGCAAAAGAAACGATATCCACAAAAAAAGAGCGACAAAAAAAAGCGGGCGCAGAATCGCCGCTCTTTTGCTACCCAAAATAATATTCCTGAAATGCAGGAAACAGCCACTAGGGAGAGTAGGGGAGAAATATTAATTCCTGCGGTCATTACGGTTAAAGATTTTGCCGTCGTAACCGGCTTGCCTGTAACTAGCATTATTTCTGAACTGATGAAAAACGGCATATTGGCCAATATTAACCAAACAATTGATTTTGAAACAGCGGCTATCATTGCGGATGATCTTGGAATCAGTGTGAAGGAAAAGGAAGAAGAAAACCCGGTAGAATCGCAAGAAAAGGCAAAGATTGAAATCTCATCCGAGGGATCCGAAATTCGCCCACCAGTCGTAACTATTATGGGACATGTCGATCATGGCAAGACTTCACTTTTGGATAAAATCCGAGAGGCACATGTCGCCGAGGGTGAATCAGGCGGAATTACCCAGCACATTTCTGCTTATCAAGTCACGCTAAACAAGGTAAAAAGTGGCATTAAAAATCGCACTATCACATTTATTGACACTCCTGGACATGCAGCCTTTTCGGCCCTTCGAAGCCATGGAGCGGCAATTACGGACATAGTCGTTCTTATTGTTGCGGCCAACGACGGAGTTATGCCGCAAACGCAGGAAGTGATCGAACAAATCAAGCTTCATCATGTGCCGGTGATTGTCGCCATCAATAAGATTGACCTGCCTGATGCTGATGTAATGAAAGTTAAACAACAGCTCTCCGAATATGAACTTGTTCCAGAGGAATGGGGCGGTAAAACACCGATGGTAGAGGTTTCAGCGAAAACTGGCATTGGCATTGATAATTTACTTGAGCTTATTTTACTGCAAGCTGATCTTATGGAACTAAAAGCTAATCCTTCTGACAAGGCTGTCGGAGTGGTTATCGAATCACATATGCATAAAGGAGCCGGAGCACTGGCGCTTGCGCTTATCGAAAATGGTACCTTGAAAGTCGGTGATCCCGTCCAGATAGGCTCGTCATGGGGTAAGGTTAGAATATTGGAAGATTATCAAGGAAGGCCAATCAAATCAGCTCCACCAAGCTTTCCAGCCCGAGTTGCCGGATTAAAATCATTGCCGACTTTTGGTGACAAATTAATTGCTTACGACAATGAAAAAGAAGCAAGGGAAGCAGCATCGCAGATCAAAGAAAGCATAAGTATTGCTCATGTTGCTACGGCACAAAAAGTTGGAATTGAGGAGGTGGCGGACGATATTGCCACTGGAAAATCCAAGGAATTAAACATTGTTCTAAAGGCAGATGTAAACGGATCGCTACAAGCAATCAAGAAGTCATTTAACGAAATCGATACCCAAGAAATTAAAATGAATGTCGTATCCGAAGGAATTGGCACGATTTCAGAATCAGATATTACATTTGCTAAGGCGACCAAAGCAATCATTATTGGTTTTCGAGTCAAAGTGCTTCAGGCAGCTCTAAAAATTGCTGAAAAAGAAAAGATCCCAGTAGAGCTGTATGATGTTATTTATAAACTTATTGAAGATGTTAAGGGGGCACTTTCTGGTATGCTTCCTCCAGAAATTATTGAAGATGAGCTTGGAGGCGGCGAGATTTTGGCAATATTCCGTGATGACAAGAAAGGTGTAGTTGCTGGCGCAAGGCTTGATGGTGGAAAAGCTGCCATTGGAAATGAAATCAAGGTTTTCCAAAATGACAATGAAAAGTGGCGAGGAAAAATTCTCTCATTGCGAAGAGAAAAGGACGAGGTTAAAGAAGTTGATGCCGGAATTGAGTTTGGATTTGGTGCGGATGCCGGAGCAAAGATTGCTGTAGGTGATAAAATTATCATTTTCAAAACTATCGAAAAACCCAGAACGATAGAATAA